The Lacipirellula parvula genome window below encodes:
- a CDS encoding sigma-70 family RNA polymerase sigma factor has translation MSRFAARLNELAALARTQGYLTYDQANAFLPDESTDSVHVEALLDLLDGMRIKLVEGEASVSRRVAAALAEAEVSGEDLQAELPKLTDDPIRMYLSQMCRIPLLSREEEISLAKKIEITRKRFRRNILRSFMALEATVSVLERVQSGELPFDRTIKVSLTERLTKAQVSARMPVNLPTLRRLMQAQRRDFAVQVDNRAGGTEKAAARQRFLRRQRKMLVLVEELSLRTRRVQPLMKQLEEVSRRMDRLQAQLKQLKAEGASQHRIAPVRRELKALMLQTLESPKSLRDRCDLLRTQLTEFERVKRDLSSGNLRLVVSIAKKYRNRGMSFLDLIQEGNTGLMRAVDKYEYRRGFKFSTYATWWIRQAITRAIADQARTIRIPVHMIDVLSKLQQTAKRLQHELGRQPSPEETAHAAGISLEESLHVMDIGRTPVSLDRPIGEGDDCSFGEFVEDSHTDNPLNLANNSLLREKIDDLLKTLTFREREIIRLRYGLTDGYCYTLEEVGRIFKVTRERVRQIEAKAVAKLQHPVRSSELAEYVADSPQIMPQEQETEAWDEQPADCRLVA, from the coding sequence ATGTCCCGCTTTGCCGCCCGCCTCAACGAACTTGCCGCGCTCGCTCGCACGCAAGGCTATCTCACCTACGACCAGGCGAACGCTTTCCTTCCCGATGAGTCGACCGACTCGGTTCACGTCGAGGCCCTGCTCGACTTGCTCGACGGCATGCGGATCAAGCTCGTCGAAGGCGAAGCTTCCGTTTCCCGCCGCGTCGCCGCCGCCCTGGCCGAAGCCGAAGTTAGCGGCGAAGACCTGCAAGCCGAACTGCCGAAGCTGACCGACGATCCGATCCGGATGTATCTCTCGCAGATGTGCCGGATTCCGCTGTTGTCGCGCGAAGAAGAAATCTCGCTCGCCAAGAAAATCGAAATCACCCGCAAGCGTTTCCGTCGCAATATCCTACGGTCATTCATGGCCCTGGAAGCGACCGTCAGCGTGCTGGAACGCGTTCAATCGGGCGAGTTGCCCTTCGACCGCACGATCAAGGTCTCGCTGACCGAACGTCTCACGAAGGCGCAAGTCTCGGCCCGTATGCCGGTGAACCTGCCGACGCTCCGCCGATTAATGCAAGCCCAACGTCGCGACTTCGCCGTGCAGGTCGACAACCGCGCCGGCGGCACCGAGAAGGCGGCCGCTCGCCAACGTTTCCTCCGCCGTCAACGCAAGATGCTCGTGCTCGTTGAAGAGCTGAGCCTCCGCACCCGCCGCGTCCAGCCGCTGATGAAGCAGTTGGAAGAAGTTTCGCGCCGCATGGATCGCCTGCAAGCTCAGCTGAAGCAGCTAAAGGCCGAAGGCGCTTCGCAACATCGCATCGCCCCGGTTCGCCGCGAACTGAAGGCGCTGATGTTGCAAACGCTCGAATCGCCGAAGAGCCTTCGCGACCGCTGCGATTTGCTGCGGACGCAGCTCACCGAGTTCGAACGCGTGAAGCGCGACCTCTCAAGCGGCAACCTGCGGCTCGTGGTGTCGATCGCCAAGAAGTACCGCAATCGCGGCATGAGCTTCCTCGACCTGATCCAAGAAGGCAACACGGGCCTGATGCGGGCGGTCGACAAGTACGAATACCGCCGCGGCTTCAAGTTCAGCACCTACGCCACGTGGTGGATTCGCCAAGCGATCACCCGCGCGATTGCCGACCAAGCCCGCACGATTCGCATCCCGGTTCACATGATCGACGTGCTGAGCAAGCTCCAGCAAACCGCCAAGCGTCTGCAGCACGAACTCGGCCGGCAACCGTCGCCGGAAGAGACGGCCCATGCCGCCGGCATCAGCTTGGAAGAAAGCCTGCACGTGATGGACATCGGCCGCACGCCAGTGAGCCTCGATCGCCCGATCGGCGAGGGCGACGACTGCAGCTTCGGCGAGTTCGTCGAAGATTCGCACACCGACAACCCGCTGAACCTGGCGAACAACAGCCTGCTTCGCGAGAAGATCGACGACCTGCTGAAGACGCTTACCTTCCGCGAGCGGGAAATTATCCGCCTGCGGTACGGCCTGACCGACGGCTATTGCTACACGCTCGAAGAAGTTGGCCGGATCTTCAAGGTGACCCGCGAACGGGTTCGCCAAATTGAAGCCAAGGCGGTCGCCAAGCTGCAGCACCCGGTGCGTAGCTCGGAGCTGGCTGAGTACGTCGCCGATAGCCCGCAGATCATGCCGCAAGAGCAAGAGACTGAGGCGTGGGACGAGCAACCGGCCGACTGCCGCTTGGTGGCCTAA
- a CDS encoding S1C family serine protease gives MQHESLPPDQSPWGADLITTTPPPVRNRPMSEVWTVDARREEEGIRLKRLLWVFTVLVIILVAPSFVYRIEYSLTSARERARLDVARANLKDFKLDQISTGYRLLAQTVQPSVVNISTQRGRAEGQGSGVIVDKEGYILTNNHVIEGVETAEIKLSDGRRAPASVIGIDPMTDLAVLKTELKDLVPAEWGDSNELQVGDIVWALGSPFGLEKSITSGILSAKERRGITGTRVIQEFLQTDAAVNPGNSGGPLVNHEGKVVGINTAIIGPSYQGISFSVPSELARASYEQIRDHGYVLRGFLGVSPNEVSDDIARELGLERGEGVLVTSVDHNTPAHEAGLKPFDVILSWNGVEFSDPTLLSRAIAATPIGTEVPVKLVRATRGKPKNLELVVKVAARPESPVESTP, from the coding sequence ATGCAGCATGAATCTCTCCCGCCAGACCAATCGCCGTGGGGCGCTGATCTGATCACCACGACGCCCCCGCCGGTTCGCAACCGGCCGATGAGCGAAGTCTGGACCGTCGACGCTCGTCGCGAAGAAGAGGGAATCCGTCTGAAGCGGTTGCTGTGGGTCTTCACTGTTCTGGTGATCATTCTGGTCGCACCGTCGTTCGTCTACCGGATTGAGTACTCGCTCACATCAGCGCGTGAACGGGCCCGGCTCGACGTGGCTCGCGCGAACTTGAAGGACTTCAAGCTAGATCAAATCTCCACCGGCTATCGCCTGCTCGCACAAACGGTGCAGCCCAGCGTCGTCAACATCAGCACGCAACGCGGTCGCGCCGAGGGACAAGGCTCTGGCGTGATCGTCGACAAAGAGGGATACATCCTCACGAACAACCACGTGATCGAGGGAGTCGAGACGGCTGAGATCAAACTCAGCGACGGTCGCCGCGCTCCGGCGAGCGTCATCGGCATCGACCCGATGACCGACCTCGCCGTCCTGAAAACGGAACTTAAAGACCTCGTTCCCGCCGAATGGGGCGACAGCAACGAGCTACAAGTCGGCGACATCGTTTGGGCCCTCGGCAGCCCCTTCGGACTAGAGAAGAGCATTACCTCGGGCATCCTCAGCGCGAAGGAACGCCGCGGCATCACCGGCACCCGCGTCATTCAAGAATTCCTGCAAACCGACGCGGCCGTGAACCCCGGCAATAGCGGCGGTCCGCTCGTGAACCACGAAGGCAAAGTCGTCGGCATCAACACGGCGATCATCGGCCCGTCGTATCAGGGAATCAGCTTCTCCGTGCCGAGCGAACTTGCCCGCGCGAGCTACGAGCAAATTCGCGACCATGGCTACGTGCTCCGCGGCTTCCTCGGCGTCAGTCCGAACGAAGTCTCCGACGACATCGCCCGGGAACTCGGCCTCGAACGGGGCGAGGGCGTGCTCGTGACTTCGGTCGATCACAACACGCCTGCCCATGAAGCTGGCCTGAAGCCGTTCGACGTGATTCTGTCGTGGAACGGCGTTGAGTTCTCCGACCCGACGCTCCTCAGCCGAGCGATCGCGGCGACGCCGATCGGAACCGAGGTGCCGGTGAAGCTCGTCCGGGCGACGCGCGGCAAGCCGAAGAATCTTGAGCTCGTCGTCAAAGTCGCCGCGCGGCCAGAATCCCCAGTCGAATCGACGCCCTAG
- a CDS encoding DUF3309 domain-containing protein gives MIGTILLIVVILLLLGAVPRWPHSTNWGYGPSGLLSVVAVILLVLILMGQLPF, from the coding sequence ATGATTGGCACGATTCTACTTATTGTCGTCATCCTGCTCCTGCTGGGAGCGGTGCCCCGTTGGCCGCATTCGACCAACTGGGGCTATGGGCCAAGCGGGCTGCTGAGCGTTGTCGCCGTCATTTTGCTAGTGCTCATCTTGATGGGCCAGTTGCCGTTCTAG
- a CDS encoding ATP-binding protein, with product MASLFVIQGRDQGSRFQLEEAVHTIGRTHTHSIRLHDTEVSRNHAELIRKGNSYAVRDLGSSNGTFVNGKIVSEHELTSGDQVQVGRSLLLYTGFIDDRVEDAAGQVDIVPMSNSIDDGSRIVASLGQTGGSEWLMPDARGSSNPWLARARSNLQIMYRTALAVSHTMDIDQLLARIMDMIFDWVEADRGCIMLKDLETGKLTPKVRRHRRGMRTEEKISISKTILDYVVEQNEGVLTSNARDDSRWDPAQSIVSLGVREAICVPMQGRYEVVGVIYIDTAVSPQKMLAAKGTNQFTEEHLRLMIAIAHQAALAVEDTSYYKALVQAERLAAVGQTIASLSHHIKNILQGVRGGSYLIELGLGDHDSMAKSGERDEAAEQKAVDTIRKGWAIVERNQERISTLVMDMLTFSKEREPEPRPANLNEITSEVVELMASRAQELSVELAWQPASDMPSLMFDPEALHRAILNVVTNAIDACDEAEHPKVIVATHYDDDAKVAQITVEDNGGGIAPDDLEAIFTVFVSRKGGRGTGLGLPVTRKILEEHGGQVRVDSTVGQGSKFTLELPATPAEGEGNQRMTQSFAIGDAPYSDSE from the coding sequence GTGGCTTCGCTGTTTGTCATCCAGGGCCGCGATCAAGGTTCGCGCTTCCAACTTGAGGAAGCCGTCCACACCATCGGGCGTACGCACACCCATTCGATTCGGCTGCACGACACCGAAGTCTCGCGCAATCACGCCGAGCTGATTCGCAAAGGGAATTCCTACGCGGTCCGCGATCTGGGGAGTTCCAACGGCACGTTCGTTAACGGCAAGATCGTCAGCGAGCATGAGCTCACCAGCGGCGATCAAGTACAGGTTGGCCGTTCGCTTTTGCTGTACACAGGCTTCATCGACGACCGCGTCGAAGACGCCGCCGGACAAGTCGACATTGTGCCGATGTCGAACTCCATCGACGACGGCTCTCGCATCGTCGCCTCGCTTGGCCAAACCGGCGGCAGCGAATGGCTGATGCCCGACGCCCGCGGTTCGTCGAACCCCTGGCTCGCCCGCGCCCGCAGCAACCTGCAGATCATGTATCGCACGGCGCTCGCGGTCAGCCACACGATGGACATCGATCAGCTGCTGGCGAGGATCATGGACATGATCTTCGACTGGGTCGAAGCCGACCGCGGCTGCATCATGCTGAAAGATCTGGAGACGGGCAAACTGACTCCAAAAGTGCGCCGCCATCGCCGCGGGATGCGCACCGAAGAGAAAATCAGCATTAGCAAGACGATTCTCGACTACGTCGTCGAACAGAACGAAGGCGTCCTGACCAGCAATGCCCGCGACGACTCCCGCTGGGATCCGGCCCAGAGCATCGTTAGCCTCGGCGTTCGCGAGGCGATCTGCGTGCCGATGCAGGGACGCTACGAGGTCGTCGGCGTCATTTACATCGACACCGCGGTGTCGCCGCAGAAGATGCTCGCCGCCAAGGGAACCAACCAGTTCACCGAAGAGCATCTGCGGCTAATGATCGCGATCGCGCACCAGGCCGCGCTCGCCGTCGAAGACACCTCTTACTACAAGGCGCTCGTCCAGGCAGAACGGCTCGCAGCCGTCGGCCAGACGATCGCGTCGCTGTCGCACCATATCAAGAACATCTTGCAGGGCGTTCGCGGCGGCAGCTACCTAATCGAACTCGGCCTCGGCGATCACGACTCGATGGCCAAGAGCGGCGAACGCGACGAAGCAGCCGAGCAGAAGGCCGTCGATACGATCCGCAAGGGTTGGGCGATCGTCGAGCGAAATCAGGAGCGGATCTCGACGCTCGTGATGGACATGCTCACGTTCAGCAAGGAGCGTGAGCCCGAACCGCGCCCGGCAAATCTCAATGAAATCACCTCCGAGGTGGTGGAATTGATGGCGAGCCGTGCCCAGGAACTGTCGGTCGAACTCGCCTGGCAGCCGGCGAGCGACATGCCCTCGCTGATGTTCGACCCCGAGGCGCTTCACCGCGCGATTCTCAACGTCGTCACCAACGCGATCGACGCCTGCGACGAGGCCGAGCACCCGAAAGTCATCGTCGCTACGCATTACGACGACGATGCTAAGGTTGCCCAGATCACGGTCGAGGACAACGGCGGCGGCATTGCCCCCGACGACCTTGAGGCGATCTTCACCGTCTTTGTTTCCCGCAAGGGGGGCCGCGGCACGGGCCTGGGGCTCCCCGTGACCCGCAAGATTCTCGAAGAACATGGCGGCCAGGTTCGCGTCGACAGCACCGTCGGCCAAGGAAGCAAGTTCACGCTCGAACTCCCCGCCACCCCGGCCGAAGGCGAAGGGAACCAGCGGATGACGCAGTCATTCGCCATCGGCGACGCACCGTACTCCGACTCGGAGTAG
- a CDS encoding OmpH family outer membrane protein, which produces MKKLLISAAVAGLFSSAAMPALAQTAPAAAPAASGFSAGANASRYHIAVVDISFIFKNYPVFTQQIDKLKGEMEAADGALRKERDNLVAMEEQRNALKPGSAEFKSLDENLAHKKAEFSIQQGKVRRDFMEKEAQVYHYCYTQVSAKVKEYADKNQIGLVLRFTGEDNPGQPAATQDRESVMRMIMNPIIHQSSIDITPDVLMTLGVDVRKLPAPSATVPSTATQPGQGGFGGNQLR; this is translated from the coding sequence GTGAAAAAGCTGCTGATCTCAGCTGCAGTCGCTGGATTGTTCTCTTCCGCCGCGATGCCGGCCTTGGCCCAAACCGCTCCTGCGGCAGCCCCGGCTGCAAGCGGCTTCTCCGCTGGCGCCAACGCCTCGCGGTACCACATCGCCGTCGTCGACATCAGCTTCATCTTCAAGAACTATCCCGTCTTCACGCAGCAAATCGACAAGCTGAAGGGCGAGATGGAAGCGGCCGACGGCGCCCTCCGCAAGGAACGCGACAATCTCGTCGCCATGGAAGAACAGCGTAACGCGCTGAAGCCGGGCTCTGCCGAATTCAAGTCGCTCGACGAAAACCTCGCTCACAAGAAGGCTGAGTTCAGCATTCAGCAGGGCAAGGTTCGCCGCGACTTCATGGAAAAGGAAGCTCAGGTCTATCACTACTGCTACACGCAAGTGTCGGCCAAGGTGAAGGAATACGCTGACAAGAATCAGATCGGCTTGGTCTTGCGGTTCACCGGCGAAGACAACCCTGGCCAACCGGCTGCGACGCAAGATCGCGAGTCGGTGATGCGGATGATCATGAACCCGATCATCCACCAGAGCAGCATCGACATCACCCCCGATGTGCTGATGACGCTCGGCGTGGACGTTCGCAAGCTTCCGGCTCCGTCGGCCACCGTGCCGTCGACCGCGACGCAACCGGGCCAAGGCGGCTTCGGCGGCAACCAGCTTCGCTAG
- the lpxC gene encoding UDP-3-O-acyl-N-acetylglucosamine deacetylase: MIPSRMQQTIAARAVVAGFGYWSGRDVRIEFRPAAAGAGITFVRSDLGASARIPARVDLRVEVPRRTNLRQGKIEVEMVEHVLAALSGLGIDNCEVWTNHPEMPGCDGSSAAFVDALVRAGVVSQGIEAKRVAITETIRVTEGESWIEARPSAKNQFSIEYQLHYPAAPVIGRQVARVVVTPERFRSELAPCRTFLLQTEADQLRRQGLGVRVTNRDLLVFDERGPIDNRLRFPNECARHKALDVLGDLALAGCRFIGEFTAYRSGHRLHAELTRQLVDRFVTTAWRASA, encoded by the coding sequence ATGATTCCGTCCCGCATGCAACAAACGATCGCCGCTCGCGCCGTCGTCGCCGGCTTTGGCTACTGGAGCGGCCGCGACGTGCGGATTGAGTTCCGTCCGGCTGCAGCGGGAGCCGGTATCACGTTCGTGCGGAGCGATCTGGGCGCCTCGGCCCGCATTCCCGCTCGCGTCGATTTGCGAGTGGAAGTTCCGCGTCGTACAAATTTGCGGCAGGGAAAGATCGAAGTCGAAATGGTCGAGCATGTGCTCGCCGCACTTTCCGGCCTCGGCATCGACAACTGCGAAGTTTGGACCAACCATCCCGAGATGCCCGGCTGCGATGGTTCCTCAGCCGCGTTCGTCGACGCCCTCGTACGGGCCGGCGTCGTTTCGCAAGGCATCGAGGCGAAGCGCGTCGCCATTACCGAAACGATTCGCGTCACTGAAGGCGAATCTTGGATTGAAGCTCGCCCCTCGGCGAAGAATCAATTCTCCATCGAATACCAGCTTCACTACCCGGCGGCTCCCGTGATCGGACGGCAAGTCGCTCGCGTGGTGGTGACCCCCGAGCGGTTCCGTAGTGAGCTTGCTCCGTGTCGCACATTTTTGCTACAGACCGAGGCAGACCAACTTCGTCGGCAAGGATTGGGCGTTCGCGTGACGAATCGCGACCTCCTGGTCTTCGACGAACGCGGTCCGATTGACAATCGCCTTCGTTTTCCCAACGAATGCGCCCGACACAAAGCACTCGATGTTCTCGGCGACTTGGCCCTCGCGGGTTGCCGGTTCATTGGCGAATTTACCGCGTACCGCAGCGGTCATCGACTCCACGCGGAGCTGACGCGGCAGTTAGTCGACCGGTTCGTCACGACGGCGTGGCGAGCCAGCGCTTAA
- the aat gene encoding leucyl/phenylalanyl-tRNA--protein transferase has protein sequence MPSRYFPPAQRASPEGLVAIGGRLSTNWLLDAYRHGIFPWPSNSYEPMLWWSPDPRAILPLDGMYISRRLERRLRSGEFQATCDTAFAEVISACATGPGREGGTWITPEMVAAYTELHRLGCAHSVEIWREGQLAGGVYGLAIGGLFAAESMFYRSRDGSKAALARLVCHLRTRGFALLDVQQATDHTDSLGVVEITRKEYLKRLEAAVELPVEFGSTLEMWSKST, from the coding sequence ATGCCCAGCCGATACTTTCCGCCGGCACAACGGGCCTCGCCGGAGGGGCTGGTGGCTATTGGGGGTCGCCTGTCGACCAACTGGCTGCTCGACGCCTACCGCCACGGGATCTTCCCCTGGCCGTCGAATTCCTATGAACCGATGCTCTGGTGGTCGCCCGATCCGCGGGCGATTTTGCCGCTCGACGGGATGTATATCTCGCGGCGGTTGGAGCGGCGACTACGGAGCGGGGAGTTTCAAGCAACGTGCGATACGGCGTTCGCTGAGGTAATCAGCGCATGTGCGACGGGGCCGGGTAGGGAAGGGGGGACGTGGATCACCCCGGAGATGGTCGCCGCCTATACGGAGTTGCACCGACTGGGGTGCGCGCATTCCGTTGAGATCTGGCGCGAAGGACAATTGGCCGGCGGCGTGTACGGCTTGGCGATCGGCGGGCTGTTCGCCGCGGAGAGCATGTTTTACCGCTCGCGCGATGGATCGAAGGCGGCGCTCGCGCGACTCGTTTGCCATTTACGGACGCGCGGCTTCGCATTGCTGGATGTGCAGCAGGCGACGGACCACACCGACAGCCTTGGCGTCGTGGAAATCACGCGCAAGGAATACTTGAAGCGGCTGGAGGCAGCCGTGGAATTGCCAGTTGAGTTCGGCAGCACGCTGGAAATGTGGAGCAAATCTACGTGA
- a CDS encoding zinc ribbon domain-containing protein, which translates to MALSAELLQRLHRIHRQLSDLRERQERGPRQVKAREANSAKLDAELAASQDTVKQTKALSDRKQLDLKSNESRIADWQVKLNSCSNNKEYQTMTDQIAAATMAGSVLADEILETMERIDQLEAVVVEVKERLAAGKTELAKFRDVVAQEGQLIAADIARLEGELGDAEKGLPVDFREDYRRVIRGKGADGMAKMEDGVCEGCGKQVTLNMQNHLLMGKPVFCTACGRLLYTGER; encoded by the coding sequence ATGGCGCTTTCCGCCGAACTGCTGCAACGACTTCACCGGATTCACCGGCAACTCTCCGACCTGCGCGAGCGGCAGGAACGGGGCCCGCGGCAAGTGAAGGCCCGCGAGGCAAACTCGGCGAAGCTCGACGCTGAACTGGCCGCCTCGCAAGACACCGTCAAACAGACGAAGGCCCTCAGCGATCGGAAGCAGCTCGACCTGAAGTCGAACGAAAGCCGCATTGCCGATTGGCAAGTGAAGCTGAACTCCTGCAGCAACAACAAAGAATACCAAACGATGACCGACCAGATCGCCGCGGCCACGATGGCTGGCAGCGTGCTGGCCGACGAGATTCTGGAAACGATGGAGCGGATCGACCAGCTCGAAGCGGTAGTCGTCGAAGTGAAGGAACGGCTGGCCGCGGGGAAGACCGAACTCGCGAAGTTCCGCGACGTGGTCGCCCAAGAGGGCCAGCTGATCGCCGCCGACATCGCCCGCTTGGAAGGCGAGCTCGGCGACGCGGAGAAGGGTCTGCCGGTCGACTTCCGTGAAGATTACCGCCGCGTCATCCGCGGCAAGGGCGCCGACGGCATGGCCAAAATGGAGGATGGCGTCTGTGAAGGGTGCGGCAAGCAAGTAACCCTCAACATGCAGAACCACCTGCTGATGGGGAAGCCGGTCTTCTGCACTGCTTGCGGCCGACTCCTCTACACTGGCGAGCGATAG
- a CDS encoding response regulator — protein sequence MSPTARVLIVDRSRESRDVLCSLLARSGAEVLEARETSRAAQLAAAAQPDLIVVDAEPTHGICEDSAARLVAAAARNDAPIVVLGAFKRSASRFPTAEFVAKPYQYPALIRRIEELLGSRT from the coding sequence GTGTCTCCCACTGCGCGCGTTTTGATCGTCGACCGTTCGCGTGAATCACGCGACGTACTCTGTTCGCTCCTCGCCCGCAGTGGCGCTGAGGTGCTCGAAGCTCGCGAAACATCGCGGGCAGCGCAGCTTGCCGCCGCTGCGCAACCCGATCTGATCGTCGTCGACGCCGAGCCGACCCACGGCATTTGTGAAGATTCTGCGGCGCGGCTCGTCGCTGCGGCCGCCCGTAACGACGCCCCAATCGTTGTGCTCGGCGCCTTTAAGCGAAGCGCAAGTCGTTTCCCGACCGCAGAGTTCGTCGCGAAGCCCTACCAATACCCAGCGCTCATCCGTAGAATCGAAGAGCTTCTGGGAAGTCGTACGTAG
- the dnaG gene encoding DNA primase, whose product MSLSSLQDAKEQIRQAIDIVDLIGGYIALRRQGRSFVGLCPWHDDAKPSFTVNPDRQSFKCWPCDVGGDIFTFVMRAEGMEFREALEMLADRAGVSLAPANRLENQADNPFERRNLLKAMAWAEEQFHQCLLRSPGAEPARRYLADRGVNEESIAAFHIGFSPNEWDWMLKRGATANWQPAVLERVGLIGKREAGGYYDRFRGRLMFSIRDSRARTIAFGGRVLPEFKRDNDAKYVNSPETPLFNKSSELYALDLARDAIAKEGGVLVMEGYTDVIMAHQHGVKHAVAVLGTALGEKHVPLIRRFTDKITLVLDGDAAGQNRTLDILDNLLALFVAHEVELKILSLPEGADPCDVIRSHGSDEFRRLLTQSVDALEHKINAVTKGLAPGAAPHQSAQAVEAILATLAKMLPTGASASSTAFVREQQMLVQIARRFGLAEETLRTRLKAVRQAAASLVRSTPLGRNAEQSTPVAPKPVPQKLSAWDRELLEIVLCGGDLMDALLEQIHEEDVEHPIARQIYAMAAEMYHDGVTPTFASLMNATEDSAVKNLLVGCDEVGQLKLNADVQKRFSDLLADRERRHTEARHRMTVAELKTNQLDSEQADRALVALFNDLKRRQAGSTPTDG is encoded by the coding sequence GTGTCGCTCTCGAGTTTGCAGGATGCGAAAGAACAGATCCGTCAGGCGATCGACATCGTCGACCTGATCGGCGGATATATCGCCCTGCGGCGTCAGGGACGCAGCTTCGTCGGCCTTTGCCCCTGGCACGACGACGCCAAGCCAAGCTTCACGGTGAACCCCGACCGCCAGTCGTTCAAATGCTGGCCGTGCGACGTCGGCGGCGACATCTTTACGTTCGTGATGCGCGCCGAGGGGATGGAGTTCCGCGAAGCGCTGGAGATGCTAGCTGATCGCGCAGGGGTGAGTCTCGCGCCTGCCAATCGGCTTGAGAACCAAGCCGACAATCCATTCGAACGCCGCAATCTCCTGAAGGCGATGGCCTGGGCGGAAGAGCAGTTCCACCAGTGTCTGCTGCGAAGCCCCGGCGCTGAGCCTGCGCGCCGCTACCTCGCCGACCGCGGCGTCAACGAGGAAAGCATCGCCGCGTTCCATATCGGCTTCTCACCGAACGAGTGGGACTGGATGCTCAAGCGCGGCGCCACGGCCAACTGGCAGCCGGCGGTGCTCGAGCGCGTCGGCCTCATCGGCAAACGCGAGGCCGGCGGCTACTACGATCGCTTTCGCGGCCGGCTGATGTTTTCGATCCGCGATTCCCGCGCGCGGACGATCGCCTTCGGCGGCCGCGTGCTGCCTGAATTCAAGCGCGACAACGACGCGAAGTACGTCAACAGTCCGGAGACTCCGCTCTTCAACAAGAGCAGCGAACTCTACGCCCTCGATCTCGCCCGCGATGCAATCGCGAAAGAAGGCGGCGTGCTGGTGATGGAAGGTTACACCGACGTCATCATGGCCCACCAGCATGGCGTGAAGCATGCGGTGGCGGTGCTCGGCACGGCGCTGGGGGAAAAACACGTCCCGCTAATCCGCAGATTCACCGACAAAATCACGCTCGTGCTCGACGGCGATGCGGCGGGGCAGAACCGCACGCTCGACATTCTCGACAACCTGCTAGCACTGTTCGTCGCGCATGAAGTCGAATTAAAAATTCTGAGCTTGCCAGAAGGGGCCGATCCGTGTGATGTTATTCGCTCGCACGGAAGCGACGAATTTCGACGACTGCTCACACAGTCGGTCGACGCCCTCGAACACAAGATCAATGCCGTGACCAAAGGATTGGCCCCAGGCGCTGCCCCGCATCAATCCGCGCAAGCGGTTGAGGCGATTCTCGCGACGCTCGCGAAGATGCTGCCGACCGGTGCGTCGGCCAGCAGCACCGCGTTCGTACGCGAACAGCAGATGCTCGTCCAGATCGCTCGGCGGTTCGGCTTGGCGGAAGAGACGCTCCGCACGCGGCTGAAGGCCGTGCGGCAAGCGGCGGCCTCGCTCGTTCGCTCCACGCCGCTCGGTCGCAACGCCGAACAATCCACGCCTGTCGCGCCGAAGCCCGTCCCGCAAAAGCTTTCCGCTTGGGATCGCGAGCTGCTCGAGATCGTCCTCTGCGGTGGCGACTTAATGGACGCGCTGCTCGAACAAATTCACGAAGAAGACGTCGAACATCCGATCGCCCGCCAAATTTACGCGATGGCCGCGGAGATGTACCACGACGGCGTCACGCCGACCTTCGCCAGCCTGATGAACGCCACCGAAGACTCCGCAGTAAAAAATCTGCTGGTCGGTTGCGACGAAGTTGGCCAACTCAAATTAAACGCCGACGTGCAAAAGCGGTTCAGCGATTTGCTGGCCGATCGCGAACGTCGCCACACGGAAGCTCGCCACCGGATGACCGTAGCTGAGCTGAAGACAAATCAACTCGACTCCGAACAGGCGGACCGCGCGCTGGTCGCCTTGTTCAACGATTTGAAGCGCCGCCAAGCAGGTTCCACGCCCACGGATGGGTGA